The Chitinophaga sp. Cy-1792 genome contains the following window.
TTACAAGGCCAGACGCCCGGCCTGGTGGTCACCAGGAGCTCGCCACGCCCCGGCAATGAAGGTATTGCGCTGCGTATACGCGGTGCCTCCTCCGTCAATGGCAGTGATCCGCTGATCGTAGTGGATGGGGTGCCGGTACTGAATTATTATTCCTTTCAAAACCTCAACAGCGACGATATAGAAAGTATCTCTGTGCTGAAAGACGCATCAGCAGCTATTTATGGTTCCCGTGCAGCCAATGGCGTTATACTGGTAACCACCAAACGTGGTAAAGGTAAACTGAAGGTAGACTATAACGGCAACATGCGTTTTATTACCAATGGTATCACCGGCTACTCTCCGGATTTGAAGGAGTATGCCACCATGTGGATTGAGGCTAATAAAGAAGAGAAAACGCCTAACTGGTGGGTGTGGGGAGAAGATAACCTGAAGAAAATGCAACAGGGCGTAGAAGGCGCCTATCAGTTATATGGCATCGATTTCTATATCTATAGTGCCAACAGGATCAAGGAAATGTTTGCCCCGCGTTATTCCTATCAGCATAACCTGAGCATGTCCAACAGCACGGATAAATCTTCCTATCGCCTGTCTTTCGGATATGCAGATAACCAGGGTAACCTCGCTACAGCCTATGATGGCCAGAAGCAGTACAATGCCCGCTTCAACTATGATTATAAGCTGACAGAAAACCTGAAGTTAGAAACGAATATCAGTCTGATAGACGCTAAAACCAGTGAGCCTTCTGTAGGCTTGGACAATACGTTGTATGCCTATGATATGCCTTTCTTCCCTGCGAAAAACCCCTACGGCAACTGGTTTGCCACCTTCAATGGCGTCGATGGCGGGGCCAACAGAAATGCCGCCGCCATGACAGCCGCCGGCGGAAGAAGTGATAAGAACTCCCTCACCGGCAGGGTGGACGTAAAAGCCACCTACCAGCTAACAAAAGACTTATCACTGGAAGGACTGACATCCCTCCAGAATGAAAGGTTCATCCAGGAAAGATATGTGCTGCCCGTGCAACTCTACAACTGGTACAACGAACCCAAAGGTATCGGCCTGAATACAAGCGGTACCAACAATATTTACTATACCTACGCCTGGCAAGGATTGTATCAGTATTACTCAGGACTCCTGCGTTATAACAAAACCCTGCACCGCAATCATAATATAGCAGCCATGGTGGGTATCAACGCAGAGAAAAACAATACACAGTGGGTGTCTGCACAGCGTGTAGGCTTCTCCGATATGGGTGTTTATGATATAGGGCTGGCATCTACCACCACACAAACAAATGCGGGTTCTAAAAGCCTTAACGGGCGCTATTCTTACCTGGGCAGGTTTAATTATAACTATGCAGAGAAATACCTGGTAGAACTGGTAGGAAGAAGGGACGGTAACTCCAGGTTTGCCACAGGATATAAGTTTAAAAACTTCGGAACAGCACAGGTGGGATGGGTATTTACCAACGAATCTTTCATGGAAAAATTCCACGATATCCTGAGCTTCGGTAAGGTCAGGGCAACGTACGGAACCACTGGTAACGAGGCTTCCGGACTGGGTGCATTTGATTATTTGTCGACCATCAATATCGGGACGGCGGTTTTAGGTTCGCCGGTATCGCAGCAACAGGCCACCAGCCTGAATAACAACGGACTTATCAGCTATAACCGTACCTGGGAAAAAGTAAAACAGCAGAATATCGGGGTCGACCTCAACTTCCTGGCTAACAGGTTAAGCTCCAATTTCGACTATTTCGTGAAAGAGAATATCGGTATGCTGGTAGATGTGACCTATCCGTCCGTATTGGGCGGTACGGCGCCTAAAACCAACAGTGGCCGCTTCAGAACAAAAGGATGGGAGCTGATCCTGAGCTGGAAAGATGGTAAAAAAGATTTTAACTATAACGTCAGTTTCAACATCAGTAATACAAATACACTGGTGTCTGGAGTCGAAGGGAAAAACAGCTATGGCGCCGGCCGCAACGATATCGTGAATGGGTACCCTTACCAGTCCTGGTTTGTATTTAAAACAGATGGCTACTTCAAAGACCAGGCAGATGTAGATGCCTATTATGCTGCCTATGGTAAAAGCTCACTGCTGGCCAATCTGCCGGCAAACAACCAGGCCGTGGCCTTACGCCCCGGCGATACAAAAAGGGTAGATGTTTCCGGTACAAAAAATATCACAGACATCGGCAATGAAAAAAGCTCACTGGTATACGCTGGTGATGGTACGCCACATTATACCTTCGGACTGAATATGGGTGCCTCCTATAAAGGCATTGATGTCTTTGCCACCTTCCAGGGACAGCTCAAACAAAACATTATGCGCAGCGGCTATATGGCCTATCCGTTTACCGCCCTGTGGACGAATCAGAACCCTACCTTCCTCGGTAAAACCTGGACAACAGAGCATACGGATGCCATTTATCCAAGACTCACTGTCAATCCGACCCGCGCCAACTGGAACTATGTCAATAATGATTTCATGCTGCAAAATAACCGCTACATACGCCTGAAATCACTGATAGTAGGCTATACGCTGCCACATACGCTTACAGACAAGGCAAAGCTCAACAAAGTACGTGTATACTTCTCCGGTAATGACCTCTGGGAATGGACATCCATCAAAGATGGCTTCGACCCTGAAATGGGGGAAGCGAGTATCAACAGCGGTTATCCATTTGGAAGGACCTGGTCTTTCGGCCTGAACATAGGACTGTAGCAATTTTCATTATTGGCAAGTGACAAAATAGTAATTCATGAAAACGATCATAAAACATATCATCATAGGTGGAATGGTACTAAGTACTTTTTCCTGCCAGAAAAACTTTGTAGACCTCAAGCCGAATGCACAATTTACCGATGCGGTATACTTTAAAACCCCCAAGGATTTTAAAGACTATGCCACCGGCTTTTACGGACAGCTGCCGGGATGGAGCTTCGGCTCCATGGACAATGGTTCTGATCTCTCCGCCAATGGAAACGGCACCGGCAATGACTTAGGCATGGGGACTATTGCAGTGGGTAGCACCAGCTGGAATTACAGTGGTATCCGCACCTGCAATACCCTGCTGGACAAAGCGGCGGCGTATAAGGGTGCAGGTGATATCAGCCAGTATGTTTCCGAAGCATATTTCTTCAGGGCCTTCGCTTATTTCAATCTGCTGAAAACCTTTGGCGGAGTGCCTTTAGTTACAAAGGTGTTAGGTGTTGACTCTCCTGAGTTATTTGACAAACGTGCGAGCCGTTACCAGATAGTAGCCCAGATATTGTCCGACCTGGATCAGGCCATCGCCGGCCTGCCTACAGAACAGAATATCGGTGCTGCGGATAAGGGAAGGGTAAGTAAATGGGCCGCTATGGCGGTAAAAGCACAGGTGGAATTGTATGAAGCTACCTGGGAGAAGTATGTGGGTCAGTCTGCCGACGGCGATGGAACGGCTGTGGGAGCGGGTACTGCGGGCTATGATGCTGCCAATGGAGCTAAATACCTCAGCGATGCGGTGTCGTTATGCCAGCAGATCATGAATAATGGCGGTTATGCCATCTGGAATAAAAATGCAGATGCAAAGATGACGAATTCCAGCTCCTGGTACCTGTTCAACCTGGAAGATGAAGGCAGCAACCCCGGTGCATATAACAAACAAAGCAACAATGAATTTATACTGTATACCGTATACGACTATACGCTGCGGCAATCCGGGATCAATATCTCCTGGACATCCTGGCAGCTGTACCCTAGCCGCAAATTTGTAGACATGGCCGTATGTACCGATGGACTGCCGCCTGCAAAGTCGCCACTGTTCCAGGGCTACCATACCACCACTTCCGAATTCCAGAACAGGGATTTACGGCTGCTGACCTATTTATACGGCGCGCCTACAGCGCCGGCAGCAGTAACGCTTGATTACGGTAGTTTGGGCGCCAGCGGCTATGGCAACAGTAAATACGCGGTATATGGCTATGGTACCCGCCGTATAGACCGCACCGAATCTGCCAACTGGCCGGTGATCCGACTGGCAGAAGTATACCTGACCTACGCAGAGGCATTGGTGGAACTGAATGGCGCTATCTCTGATGCGCAGCTGGACGCCTCTGTTAATATTCTTCGCGATCGTGGCGGTGTGGCGCATTTGAGTAATAGCCTGGTAGCAGCGAACGGACTCGATATGAAAGAGGAAATCAGAAGAGAGCGGGCGGTAGAACTGTACCGTGAAGGCAAAAGATTTGATGACCTCAAACGCTGGGGAATACTGGAGGCTGCACTGAATCCATCCCGCCTGGGCAGAGTGGTAGGCGATGGCAGTTATGTAACACCGTTTAAAGATGCTAACGGAAACGCTACTACGTCGTATAAGCCTTCGTCCTATGTATTTGGGGAAGAGAGCGTTGCTACCCCTGCCGGTAACCTGAAATGTGTGGTGGTATCCAGCTCTCAGAATAATTCCGTGGCAAAGAAACATTACCTGTATCCGGTTCCTACCAGTCAGATCATCCTCAATAAAAACCTGCTGCAGAATCCAGGCTATTAAAAAATCAATTAAGCAGATCATTATGAAAAAAAATATAGTAGTAAAAATTATGCTTGCAGGATGGTTGAGTGTTTTTATCTCCTGTGAAAAAGATGCACAGTTCAGGCAATTCAGTTATCCTGCTCCTGTGGTGAGTGATTTTTCGCCTAAGCAGGGATATGCGTTGAATGATGTAACCATTGCCGGTAGTGATTTTGGAGAGGTGACCGGCGCCGTTAAAGTCTATTTCGATGGCGTCCTGGCAGATACCGTTCGCAGCGTGACCAGCAACAAGATCGTTGTGCAGGCGCCGCAGAAGGGCGCTACAGGCAAGATAGCCGTAGTCATCTTTGGTAAAAGTGATTCTACCCAGCAGGTATTTACCTATAAACCCTCCGCAAAGCTAACCGGCATGAGTACCACCAGTGCGCAGGTGGGCGATGACATCGTGCTCACCGGCCTGAACTTCGGTACAGATAAATCACTGGTGCAGGTATATGTAGGTAATGTAGCAGCACAGGTGGTATCCGTGGCGGCAGATCAGGTTCATTTCACTGTTCCGCAGGCACCATCGGGAACGGTTACACTAAAAGTAGACGGACAGAATTTAACCGGCGCCTTCCTGTTGGTAGGTGTAGTAAAACTCTCCGGTACATTGATCGGTCATTCGGGATCCTGGTCTAACAATCCTGCTACGATGATCAGTGCAGCGGTAGATGGCAACATCGCCACCTATGTAGATGCTGCCACTGCAACGGGGTATGTAGGCTACGACATGGGCGCTGGCGCTTCCGTTATCCTGAAATCGGTGCGCTATGTGCCCAGAAGCGGCAACGCTGCGCGCATGGTGGGTGGTGAAATCCGCGGTGCCAACGATCCCTCACTTTCAGACTTCGTCACACTGTATACCATTACGACGGCACCGGCAACAGGTGTATATACAGAAGCGGCTATCAGCAGCACCGCACGCTACCGCTATGTATATTATTACTCCGCTGCCGGGTACTGTAATATCGCGGAGATCGAGTTCTACGGCTCACATTAATAGATTACTGCCCAGGTTTCACCAACGGCCTTTAAGATATTTTACCAGCATTTTTCAAATTATTAAGATGTATTACGATAGGATTTTGTTTAAACTCGTTTTTTTGATTGCCTGTTTGTCGCTAAGTAAACTTTGCATGGCCCTGCCTCCGCAACTGATCGTGTATCCGTTCCCGGGAGCAAAGGAAGGCAATGCAATTCACAACAGTGATTTTAAAGTACAGGTAAGAACGCCTGGTGGGGCCTGGCAGGATTTATATGAATATAATGTAAAGATAGATCAGGTACGTGGTACGGATCATCACGTAGAAAATGCGTCCATGGCTACTTTCGACTTCTCTGGTGAGGTAGAGGTGGCCGTCACCTCCAACAAACAACAGGTGAAAGAAGCGGTGGTAAGGCCGCTGGCTAACGGCATCGCCTGTACGATAAAAGGTAATACGGTATACTTCCGGCTGAAGCAGCCGATGAACCTTTCTGTTGAAATAAATGGCGATAAATACCATAATCTTCACCTGTTTGCCAATCCTGTTTTATTATCTATCCCGGATTCAACAAAAAAAGAGGTGATCTATTTCGGCCCCGGCATTCATGAAATAGCAGGGGGCAGTTTAAATATTCCATCAGGGAAAACGGTGTTCCTGGCAGGTGGCGCCGTGCTGAAAGGCAGGCTGGTGGTAGATCATGCGAGAGATGTAACCATTACTGGCCGCGGTATCATTGATTTCTCCGTGAAAGAAGGTGTACGTGTTGCACATGCAAAGAATGTATTGGTGGAAGGAATCAGCCTGACCCAATGTCCGGTTGGCGGCTCCGACTCTGTAACAGTAAGAAACGTGAAGAGTTTTAGCTATTATGGCTGGGGAGATGGGATGAATGTTTTTGCCAGTAATAATGTATTGTTCGAGCAGGTGTTCTGCAGAAATTCTGATGACTGTACTACCGTTTACGCCACCCGTAAAGGGTTTACCGGTGGCTGCAGGAATATTACCATGCGTAATTCAGTGCTGTGGGCAGATGTGGCGCACCCGATACATATTGGCCTTCACGGCAATACCAATCATCCGGATACTATTCAAAACCTGCATTATACCAATATCGACATACTGGAGCACCAGGAAAAACAAATCGATTACCAGGGCTGCCTGGCGATCAATGCCGGCGATAATAACCTGGTGAAAGACGTTTATTTTGAAGATATCCGCGTAGAGCATATCCGCTGCGGACAACTGATCCACCTCCAGATTCCTTTTAACCAGAAATACTGCACAGCCCCGGGCAGAGGTATAGAAAATATCTTCTTTAAAAATATCGCCTATAATGGTAATGATGCGGAGCTGTCTGTTATCACCGGCTATAGTGAAGATCGTATGATTAAAAATATTGTATTTGAAAATCTGCGTATCAATGGTGTGGTGATGGCAGATAATATGGCCGGAAAGCCTGCATGGTACAAGACGGCAGATATGGCAAGAATATTTGTAGGAGAGTTTGTGCGTGGGCTTGTTTTCACAAAGAAAGAATAAATAGACTTTCTATTACTCATACCTAAAAATTCCACGATGAAAACATTGTTTACTCCTTTTAGGATCTGTTTATTTTTTTTACTGTTGCTGGCATGGCCAACGATATATGCGCAGACGTTTGTGCATCCCGGCATTTTGCATACAGCAGCTGATTTCCAGCGGATGAAGCAAAAGGTGCAGGCAGGTGCACAGCCCTGGAAGTCGGGCTGGGATAAGTTACTGGCCAACAGTCATGCACAGCTTGGTTATTCCCCCAATCCCAGTGCTGCGCTGAACAGGGGAGGCTCCGTGCCGCAAACCTATACCAGCGCCATGAATGATGCCGCTGCTGCCTATCAGTGCGCACTGCGCTGGAAGATTTCCGGCGAGGACCAGTATGCAGCCAAGGCGGTACAGATACTGAACGCCTGGGCTGCTGTTTGCACCTCCATCGGTGGTTCTACGGATGGAGCGCTGGCGGCAGGTTTTCAGGGTTTCGCCTTTGCCAATGCAGCAGAACTGGTCCGGGATTATCCGGGTTGGTCGGCAACAGATTTTACTAAATTTAAAACGTTTATGCGGGAGGTTTTCTATTCGTACTCCTCCGACTTTCTGTACCGGCGCAATGGTACCTGTGCCAGCCACTACTGGGCCAACTGGGGGCTGACAAATGTTTCCAGTGTAATGGCCATCGCTATTTTATGTGATGATGTTTATATGTTTAATGAGGCCTTGTATTACCTGAAATCTGCCAACTACACAGAAGCGCTGAAAAATGTCGTGTACTACCTGCATACGCCATTGCTGGGCCAGTGGCAGGAAAGCAACCGCGATCAGGGTCATTCGCTGCTGGGCGTGGGCCTGGCAGCAGATATCTGTGAGGTGGCCTGGAACCAGGGGGAAGACCTCTTCAGCTACGATAATAACCGGTTGCTGGCAGGGATGGAATATGTGGCAAAGTACAACCTGGGCAATGATGTGCCTAACATTCCCTATAACAACTGCGATAACGTGAACCAGACGGTGATTGGTGAAAATGGCCGTGGTGGCATCAGGCCCATCTGGGAAAGGGTAGTGAACCATTATAAAAATCGTATGGGCGTTTCCGTGCCTTATTCGGAACAATTCCTTACTATTACCCGCCCGGAAGGTGGCGGTGGTGATTATGGTACCACCAGCGGCGGCTTCGATCATCTGGGCTATGGTACGCTCACCAGCGCCTTGGATACCACGCCTGTTACCTGTCCGCCTACCATGATTACAGCAAATATTATGTATAACGGTCAAACCTATACGTCGTCTACACTACAGATAAAGCCGGGCAGCTCCATAACCCTGCATCCGGTGGTGTCATCAGGCGGCAGCTGGGTATGGTCTAACGGCGCTACCACGCAGGATCTTGTGCTGGATAGTATTCAGAAAAGCTGTATTTACAGGGCTACCTTTACCAATGCCTGTGGTACTAAAAAAACACAGTTATTTGCTTTGTCGGTAGATGGTGATTGCGGACGCGCTTTTATCGTACCCTATATCCAGGTAAACGGTACCTGGCTGAGTACAGCGCAGGTGCAGGTAGATAGGGGTGCTACCGTTAAACTGGGCCCACAGGGCATGGGCGGTGGTATGGCTGGCGCAGGTACCTTCCGCTGGAGCACAGGTGATACCACCCGTGAGTTGCTGGTGTCCAATGTACAGGCAGATCAGCAACGGACGTTGGTATATACAGGCCCCTGCGGCCAAAGTGATAGTGTCACTTTTATCATTGCCTTGCGAAAAGTAAAGCAGGAACTGCAACAGAAGCTGCAAGAAGCCGAAACCCTACGGGATTCTACAACCGCCAGTACACAGGTGATTGCAGGGAATTATCCGCCTGCTGCCAAAGTATTACTGAGCGACAGTATCCAGTATGTCTATAACGTCTACGATAGTACGACCGCCACCGACCCGCAGGTGGTAAGCTATATCAACCTGCTGGACAGTGCTATACTGCGATATAAAAGCGCAGTGTATTATGATATGGATAATCTGGCCGATGGCCTCTACTACATTAAAATCCCGCTGCGTGATTCCGTGTTTACCAGCAACCAGTCGAACACACCTAAAATAGATGCGTTGTCGGATAGTGTATATCTACAGGTATTCAGTATCACGAAACAGACAAACGGACGCTATAAAATTATTACACTGGGCACGCCGCCGCCAGGATACCAGAACTACATCAATGAAAATGCGCAGTTTGGCAAAAATGCCTACGATGCTACCTGGAATACCTATCATATTTTTTTCAATGGTACTTATTATGCGGTGCAGCGCGCCGAGAAGGCAGGTAATGGCTTCTGGTACCAGACCGGACAAACCATCAGTGCCCAGACCGGAAGCACCAACAGTAACATCCCCGCATCTTTTGGCTTTGAGCTGAAACCAGACCTCCACGGTATCCTGGACGCTACCATACAGGCAGCACAACTATTACTGGATGCCACTGCTACCACTACCAGCAGTGAACCGGGAAAATATCCCGTAGCGGCAAAAAGCAGGTTGCAGGATTCCCTGAATATGGTGCAGGCAGCCTATGCCGCCATTCAAACGTCTACACAGGCAGTCAGCTATGTAAATATTTTGCAGGCAGAAATTGATAGGTACAGAAGATCGATGGATGTATTAACAAATGTGCTGGCAGATGGTATATATATGATCCGGCCATCATCAGGTAACCTGCAATGGACGGCCGATGCCAGTAATTCGCCCACCTTTTATACAGCAGATACTACCGCTGCCAATCAACGCTGGCAGATCACTAAACAAACCAATGGCAGGTACAAAATAATTTCACTGTCGCCTCCTTCCGCCTACCAGAATTATATTAATGAAAATGCACAATTCGGGACCAATGTCTACGACCCGGTATGGAATACCTACAACATTTACAGCGATGGAAAAAACTATGCCGTCCAACGGACAGAGAAGGGGGGCAACGGTTATTGGTATATCAATGCAACAAAAATAGCTGGTGTTGCAGGCAGCGCCAATGATCCCTTCCCTTTCAGTTTCCCATTCAGACTGGTACCGGCGCCAGACTCGCTGCAGTCAGTCGATTCTGCTGCATTGCATTTAGCAGGTATGCATGAAAATCCGAAAATTACTGTATATCTTAAAGGCGTGTCGCCTATAGATAGCGCAGGCCTTTCTAAAATAACAAGAGCGGACAATGGAAATATCACTATCTACCCGAATCCTGCAAAG
Protein-coding sequences here:
- a CDS encoding TonB-dependent receptor, coding for MKKFVPSKCPRLLGTLLFILFSNFLSAQTKTISGKVVSEASGEPLIGATIIVKGTNLGTTADKDGMFSLTVPVAATELTVSYLNFQKQTLAIAANFISVKLKPLGNMDEVVVVGYAQQKKATLTGAVEQVTAKTFESRAVTNVALALQGQTPGLVVTRSSPRPGNEGIALRIRGASSVNGSDPLIVVDGVPVLNYYSFQNLNSDDIESISVLKDASAAIYGSRAANGVILVTTKRGKGKLKVDYNGNMRFITNGITGYSPDLKEYATMWIEANKEEKTPNWWVWGEDNLKKMQQGVEGAYQLYGIDFYIYSANRIKEMFAPRYSYQHNLSMSNSTDKSSYRLSFGYADNQGNLATAYDGQKQYNARFNYDYKLTENLKLETNISLIDAKTSEPSVGLDNTLYAYDMPFFPAKNPYGNWFATFNGVDGGANRNAAAMTAAGGRSDKNSLTGRVDVKATYQLTKDLSLEGLTSLQNERFIQERYVLPVQLYNWYNEPKGIGLNTSGTNNIYYTYAWQGLYQYYSGLLRYNKTLHRNHNIAAMVGINAEKNNTQWVSAQRVGFSDMGVYDIGLASTTTQTNAGSKSLNGRYSYLGRFNYNYAEKYLVELVGRRDGNSRFATGYKFKNFGTAQVGWVFTNESFMEKFHDILSFGKVRATYGTTGNEASGLGAFDYLSTINIGTAVLGSPVSQQQATSLNNNGLISYNRTWEKVKQQNIGVDLNFLANRLSSNFDYFVKENIGMLVDVTYPSVLGGTAPKTNSGRFRTKGWELILSWKDGKKDFNYNVSFNISNTNTLVSGVEGKNSYGAGRNDIVNGYPYQSWFVFKTDGYFKDQADVDAYYAAYGKSSLLANLPANNQAVALRPGDTKRVDVSGTKNITDIGNEKSSLVYAGDGTPHYTFGLNMGASYKGIDVFATFQGQLKQNIMRSGYMAYPFTALWTNQNPTFLGKTWTTEHTDAIYPRLTVNPTRANWNYVNNDFMLQNNRYIRLKSLIVGYTLPHTLTDKAKLNKVRVYFSGNDLWEWTSIKDGFDPEMGEASINSGYPFGRTWSFGLNIGL
- a CDS encoding RagB/SusD family nutrient uptake outer membrane protein, with product MKTIIKHIIIGGMVLSTFSCQKNFVDLKPNAQFTDAVYFKTPKDFKDYATGFYGQLPGWSFGSMDNGSDLSANGNGTGNDLGMGTIAVGSTSWNYSGIRTCNTLLDKAAAYKGAGDISQYVSEAYFFRAFAYFNLLKTFGGVPLVTKVLGVDSPELFDKRASRYQIVAQILSDLDQAIAGLPTEQNIGAADKGRVSKWAAMAVKAQVELYEATWEKYVGQSADGDGTAVGAGTAGYDAANGAKYLSDAVSLCQQIMNNGGYAIWNKNADAKMTNSSSWYLFNLEDEGSNPGAYNKQSNNEFILYTVYDYTLRQSGINISWTSWQLYPSRKFVDMAVCTDGLPPAKSPLFQGYHTTTSEFQNRDLRLLTYLYGAPTAPAAVTLDYGSLGASGYGNSKYAVYGYGTRRIDRTESANWPVIRLAEVYLTYAEALVELNGAISDAQLDASVNILRDRGGVAHLSNSLVAANGLDMKEEIRRERAVELYREGKRFDDLKRWGILEAALNPSRLGRVVGDGSYVTPFKDANGNATTSYKPSSYVFGEESVATPAGNLKCVVVSSSQNNSVAKKHYLYPVPTSQIILNKNLLQNPGY
- a CDS encoding IPT/TIG domain-containing protein; this encodes MKKNIVVKIMLAGWLSVFISCEKDAQFRQFSYPAPVVSDFSPKQGYALNDVTIAGSDFGEVTGAVKVYFDGVLADTVRSVTSNKIVVQAPQKGATGKIAVVIFGKSDSTQQVFTYKPSAKLTGMSTTSAQVGDDIVLTGLNFGTDKSLVQVYVGNVAAQVVSVAADQVHFTVPQAPSGTVTLKVDGQNLTGAFLLVGVVKLSGTLIGHSGSWSNNPATMISAAVDGNIATYVDAATATGYVGYDMGAGASVILKSVRYVPRSGNAARMVGGEIRGANDPSLSDFVTLYTITTAPATGVYTEAAISSTARYRYVYYYSAAGYCNIAEIEFYGSH
- a CDS encoding glycosyl hydrolase family 28 protein, translating into MALPPQLIVYPFPGAKEGNAIHNSDFKVQVRTPGGAWQDLYEYNVKIDQVRGTDHHVENASMATFDFSGEVEVAVTSNKQQVKEAVVRPLANGIACTIKGNTVYFRLKQPMNLSVEINGDKYHNLHLFANPVLLSIPDSTKKEVIYFGPGIHEIAGGSLNIPSGKTVFLAGGAVLKGRLVVDHARDVTITGRGIIDFSVKEGVRVAHAKNVLVEGISLTQCPVGGSDSVTVRNVKSFSYYGWGDGMNVFASNNVLFEQVFCRNSDDCTTVYATRKGFTGGCRNITMRNSVLWADVAHPIHIGLHGNTNHPDTIQNLHYTNIDILEHQEKQIDYQGCLAINAGDNNLVKDVYFEDIRVEHIRCGQLIHLQIPFNQKYCTAPGRGIENIFFKNIAYNGNDAELSVITGYSEDRMIKNIVFENLRINGVVMADNMAGKPAWYKTADMARIFVGEFVRGLVFTKKE
- a CDS encoding alginate lyase family protein; the protein is MKTLFTPFRICLFFLLLLAWPTIYAQTFVHPGILHTAADFQRMKQKVQAGAQPWKSGWDKLLANSHAQLGYSPNPSAALNRGGSVPQTYTSAMNDAAAAYQCALRWKISGEDQYAAKAVQILNAWAAVCTSIGGSTDGALAAGFQGFAFANAAELVRDYPGWSATDFTKFKTFMREVFYSYSSDFLYRRNGTCASHYWANWGLTNVSSVMAIAILCDDVYMFNEALYYLKSANYTEALKNVVYYLHTPLLGQWQESNRDQGHSLLGVGLAADICEVAWNQGEDLFSYDNNRLLAGMEYVAKYNLGNDVPNIPYNNCDNVNQTVIGENGRGGIRPIWERVVNHYKNRMGVSVPYSEQFLTITRPEGGGGDYGTTSGGFDHLGYGTLTSALDTTPVTCPPTMITANIMYNGQTYTSSTLQIKPGSSITLHPVVSSGGSWVWSNGATTQDLVLDSIQKSCIYRATFTNACGTKKTQLFALSVDGDCGRAFIVPYIQVNGTWLSTAQVQVDRGATVKLGPQGMGGGMAGAGTFRWSTGDTTRELLVSNVQADQQRTLVYTGPCGQSDSVTFIIALRKVKQELQQKLQEAETLRDSTTASTQVIAGNYPPAAKVLLSDSIQYVYNVYDSTTATDPQVVSYINLLDSAILRYKSAVYYDMDNLADGLYYIKIPLRDSVFTSNQSNTPKIDALSDSVYLQVFSITKQTNGRYKIITLGTPPPGYQNYINENAQFGKNAYDATWNTYHIFFNGTYYAVQRAEKAGNGFWYQTGQTISAQTGSTNSNIPASFGFELKPDLHGILDATIQAAQLLLDATATTTSSEPGKYPVAAKSRLQDSLNMVQAAYAAIQTSTQAVSYVNILQAEIDRYRRSMDVLTNVLADGIYMIRPSSGNLQWTADASNSPTFYTADTTAANQRWQITKQTNGRYKIISLSPPSAYQNYINENAQFGTNVYDPVWNTYNIYSDGKNYAVQRTEKGGNGYWYINATKIAGVAGSANDPFPFSFPFRLVPAPDSLQSVDSAALHLAGMHENPKITVYLKGVSPIDSAGLSKITRADNGNITIYPNPAKDHFYVDLSKHVFSTGKAILLELYNGQGALIAVKSVKALSGPVNISIPSGGAAGVYWLRIDNNISLPVIISR